A genomic stretch from Spiroplasma endosymbiont of Clivina fossor includes:
- a CDS encoding DUF2779 domain-containing protein, with the protein MLHKIYKEDYKNYRECAKLSFLLRKENHQKTIQWHDRELTYFFSLPEFGDERQKDDLTNISARNLELLANDDYSFSDLEVIDSETILDGLEVGYHAKQYFLRNYRCFDLDTYEKHLVANKTVEKILDANLEVLFEPRFEYNDCVTKVDILKRNGTGWDLIEVKATTKVHREHLYDVLYQYYILTNCNIEIKNIYLMHLNGFYFHQGDLEYDNLFILASKYNLTTTGSKQENIMVGVKKDLAKRDFNQDIQRIKDIFQMPVAEALAWLKTSQCHNRGKYDYCIHVYAKLPKEHTIFNLYRLVKTKKARLYYEDNFLSLYTSNFFDLNLTANQYRQIKVVQNLEGVVALSERRYLQSIYKEYVYPIYMYDFETVKSAIPKYENSTPYEQIPFQYSIHVLLDNKFNEEKHNIKHYRYLSDGVGDHRLVLIENLIKDLTRYGIGTYVAYNKSFEKQVLKKMALLYPIYEEILMQISDWTVDLMDFFKNFAIYKAEFNGSLSIKKTLPAFNSEFSYDDLEVQKGTDASSLFRKRLYNELQKDNNHLFFLKLNDAWKTISLQQWQDNYVKNLLLYCERDTYGMVVLFTKISELLQEQGWIEW; encoded by the coding sequence ATGCTTCATAAAATATATAAAGAAGATTATAAAAATTATCGGGAATGTGCTAAATTATCATTTCTTTTACGAAAAGAAAATCATCAAAAGACAATTCAATGGCACGATAGGGAGTTAACTTATTTTTTTAGTTTGCCTGAATTTGGTGATGAAAGGCAAAAAGATGACTTGACGAATATTTCTGCTCGTAATTTAGAATTATTAGCGAACGATGATTATAGTTTTAGCGATTTAGAGGTAATTGATAGTGAAACTATTCTTGATGGTTTAGAAGTAGGTTATCATGCTAAGCAATATTTTTTACGAAATTATCGTTGTTTTGATTTAGATACTTATGAAAAACATCTTGTGGCAAATAAAACGGTAGAAAAAATTCTTGATGCTAATCTTGAAGTATTGTTTGAACCACGATTTGAATATAATGACTGTGTTACGAAAGTTGATATTTTAAAACGAAATGGTACAGGTTGAGACTTAATTGAAGTTAAGGCAACAACTAAGGTTCATCGCGAACATTTATATGATGTTCTTTATCAATATTATATTTTGACTAATTGTAATATTGAGATTAAAAATATTTATTTAATGCATTTAAATGGTTTTTATTTTCATCAAGGTGATTTAGAATATGATAATTTGTTTATTTTAGCAAGTAAATATAATTTAACAACTACTGGTTCAAAGCAAGAAAATATTATGGTTGGTGTAAAAAAAGATTTAGCAAAGCGCGATTTTAATCAAGATATTCAGCGCATTAAAGATATTTTTCAAATGCCAGTTGCTGAAGCATTAGCGTGGTTAAAGACTAGTCAATGTCATAATCGGGGTAAATATGATTATTGTATTCATGTTTATGCTAAATTACCCAAAGAGCATACAATATTTAATCTTTATCGGTTAGTAAAAACTAAAAAAGCAAGATTATATTATGAAGATAATTTTTTGTCGCTTTATACATCTAATTTTTTTGATCTTAATTTAACAGCTAATCAATATCGACAAATTAAAGTTGTCCAAAATTTAGAAGGTGTTGTTGCATTGTCAGAACGAAGATATTTACAAAGTATATATAAGGAATATGTGTATCCGATTTATATGTATGATTTTGAAACTGTTAAAAGTGCCATTCCGAAATATGAAAATAGTACACCATATGAGCAAATTCCGTTTCAGTATTCAATTCATGTTTTATTGGATAATAAGTTTAATGAAGAGAAACATAATATTAAACATTATCGTTATTTAAGTGATGGTGTTGGTGATCATCGTTTAGTTTTAATTGAAAATTTAATTAAGGATTTAACACGGTATGGCATAGGTACTTATGTTGCATATAATAAAAGTTTTGAGAAGCAAGTTTTAAAAAAAATGGCATTATTATATCCGATTTATGAAGAAATATTAATGCAAATTTCTGATTGGACTGTTGATTTAATGGATTTCTTTAAAAATTTTGCAATTTATAAAGCAGAATTTAATGGTAGTCTTTCAATTAAGAAAACATTGCCGGCTTTTAATTCGGAATTTTCTTATGATGATTTAGAAGTGCAAAAGGGAACCGATGCTTCCAGTTTATTTCGTAAACGGTTGTATAATGAATTACAAAAAGATAATAATCATTTGTTTTTCTTGAAATTAAATGATGCTTGAAAAACTATTAGTTTGCAACAATGACAAGACAATTATGTTAAAAATTTGTTATTATATTGTGAACGCGATACTTATGGGATGGTAGTTTTGTTTACTAAAATTTCTGAATTGTTGCAAGAGCAGGGGTGAATTGAATGGTAA
- the rpsT gene encoding 30S ribosomal protein S20: protein MANIKSQTKRAITNEKARQRNVHIKSTTRTAIKKAKIAITSNETNMQQTLNHAISMLDRAESKNIFHKNKVARIKSKLTIKANNIANNIKETN, encoded by the coding sequence ATGGCAAATATCAAATCACAAACTAAACGCGCAATCACAAATGAAAAAGCAAGACAAAGAAATGTTCATATCAAATCAACAACAAGAACAGCAATTAAAAAAGCTAAGATCGCAATTACCAGTAATGAAACTAATATGCAACAAACATTAAATCATGCTATTTCAATGCTTGACCGTGCAGAAAGTAAAAATATTTTTCACAAAAATAAAGTTGCCCGAATAAAATCTAAACTAACTATTAAAGCTAATAATATTGCTAATAATATTAAAGAAACTAATTAA
- a CDS encoding transposase family protein gives MKTQVIIEKDSKKIISSDFSYGKNHDFKILKDSKIKFLPETTVLVDLGYQGIQKINHNVLIPKRKSKKNPLNKEEKQNNERISKMRIVIENVFAILKKFKIISEKYRNRRKRFALRFNLIASIYNLQLLV, from the coding sequence ATAAAAACACAAGTTATAATTGAAAAAGATAGTAAAAAAATTATTAGTTCTGATTTTTCTTATGGTAAAAACCATGACTTTAAAATTTTAAAAGATTCAAAAATTAAATTTTTACCAGAAACAACTGTTTTAGTGGATTTAGGTTATCAAGGCATACAAAAAATTAATCATAATGTTTTAATTCCTAAAAGAAAATCAAAGAAAAACCCTTTAAATAAAGAAGAAAAGCAAAATAATGAGCGAATTTCAAAAATGAGAATTGTTATTGAAAATGTTTTTGCTATACTTAAAAAATTTAAAATTATTAGTGAAAAATATCGAAATCGTAGAAAAAGATTTGCTTTAAGATTTAATTTAATAGCTTCAATTTATAATTTACAACTATTAGTTTAA
- the lepA gene encoding translation elongation factor 4, whose amino-acid sequence MATNKNLIRNFSIIAHIDHGKSTLADRLLELTGTVSKRELKEQLLDSMDLERERGITIKLNAVQLQYVAKDHQQYCFNLIDTPGHVDFTYEVSRSLAACEGALLVVDATQGIQAQTLANVYLAIDNDLTIIPVINKVDLPNADPERIKQQIKALTGIAYSHIPLISAKTGLNVDEVLETIVRDIPAPIKCQDDAPLQALIFDSYYDQYRGVMIFIRVFQGTVKLNDKIRFMATKGEYEVISVGIKTPLEVQQDAIYAGQVGWVAAAIKNIKDVQVGDTMTHVDFPTLVPLSGYRKINSMVYCGLYPVDSSRYEDLKDALSKLQLSDAALVYEPENSQALGFGFRCGFLGLLHMDVIQERLEREYNLDLIATAPSVIYEVHLTDQQIITVDNPSKLPEVQKIRSINEPFVKVTMMTPETYLGGLMELCQQKRGIYQNLVYVDDTRRILTYEMPLNEIIFDFFDRLKSVSKGYASLDYELLGYRPSKLVKMDILLNGAVVDALSMIVHKDFAYARGRNLCAKLKDIIPQQNFEIPVQASIGNKIIARETIKALRKNVTAKCYGGDINRKKKLLEKQKKGKKRMKAFGNVELPQEAFMAVLSIDDK is encoded by the coding sequence ATGGCAACAAATAAAAATTTAATTCGTAATTTTAGTATTATTGCTCATATTGATCATGGTAAGTCTACTTTGGCGGATCGGCTTTTAGAATTAACGGGTACGGTTAGTAAAAGAGAATTAAAAGAACAATTATTAGATTCAATGGATTTAGAGCGCGAAAGAGGAATTACTATTAAATTGAATGCTGTGCAGTTGCAGTATGTTGCTAAGGATCATCAACAATATTGTTTTAATTTAATTGATACGCCGGGACATGTAGATTTTACTTATGAAGTTTCGCGTAGTTTAGCGGCTTGTGAGGGAGCATTATTAGTGGTTGATGCTACGCAAGGGATTCAAGCGCAGACATTAGCTAATGTTTATTTGGCGATTGATAATGATTTAACAATTATTCCTGTTATTAATAAGGTTGATTTGCCTAATGCGGACCCCGAAAGAATTAAACAACAAATTAAAGCATTGACAGGAATTGCGTATTCGCATATCCCGTTAATTTCTGCCAAGACTGGTTTAAATGTTGATGAAGTGTTAGAAACTATTGTTAGGGATATTCCTGCTCCAATAAAATGCCAAGATGATGCTCCTTTGCAGGCATTGATTTTTGATTCTTATTATGATCAATATCGTGGTGTAATGATTTTCATTCGTGTTTTTCAAGGAACTGTTAAGCTTAATGATAAGATTCGTTTTATGGCAACAAAGGGTGAATATGAAGTTATTAGTGTTGGTATTAAGACACCGTTGGAAGTTCAGCAGGATGCAATCTATGCTGGTCAGGTTGGTTGAGTAGCGGCGGCTATTAAGAATATTAAAGATGTTCAAGTAGGAGATACAATGACACATGTTGATTTTCCAACATTAGTGCCATTGTCAGGTTATCGAAAAATTAATTCAATGGTTTATTGTGGATTATATCCGGTTGATAGTTCGCGTTATGAAGATTTAAAAGATGCATTATCAAAATTGCAATTATCAGATGCTGCTTTGGTATATGAACCAGAAAATTCACAAGCATTAGGATTTGGGTTTCGTTGTGGGTTTTTAGGTTTATTACATATGGATGTTATCCAAGAACGACTTGAGAGAGAATATAATTTAGATTTAATTGCTACGGCGCCAAGTGTTATTTATGAAGTGCATTTAACTGATCAACAAATTATTACTGTGGATAATCCGAGTAAATTACCGGAAGTACAAAAAATTCGTAGTATTAATGAGCCTTTTGTTAAAGTAACGATGATGACTCCTGAAACTTATTTAGGTGGTTTAATGGAGTTATGTCAGCAAAAACGCGGTATTTATCAAAATCTTGTTTATGTTGATGATACAAGAAGGATTTTAACTTATGAAATGCCATTAAATGAGATTATTTTTGATTTTTTTGATCGTTTAAAATCTGTGTCGAAGGGTTATGCTTCATTAGATTACGAATTATTAGGTTATCGACCAAGTAAATTAGTAAAGATGGATATTTTATTAAATGGTGCGGTTGTTGATGCTTTATCAATGATTGTGCATAAAGATTTTGCGTATGCTCGTGGAAGAAATTTATGTGCTAAATTAAAGGATATTATTCCGCAACAAAACTTTGAAATTCCTGTACAAGCTTCCATTGGTAATAAAATCATTGCGCGAGAAACTATTAAGGCATTAAGGAAAAATGTTACTGCTAAGTGTTATGGTGGTGATATTAATCGTAAGAAAAAGTTGTTAGAAAAACAAAAGAAGGGTAAAAAGCGGATGAAGGCTTTTGGAAATGTAGAATTACCACAAGAAGCTTTTATGGCAGTTTTATCTATTGATGATAAATAA
- the argS gene encoding arginine--tRNA ligase produces the protein MSLILNQIQKIIKEAVNNLTSFVDDIVIEKTRNIAYGDYATNIAMVLAPILKQKPEVLAKKIIAIIKLNDFFTKIDFVFPGFINLTINQNGLSAVITEILKLKTKFGSGEATNIKYNLEIVSANPTGILHIGHARNGAIGDAVARILKFVGNIVETEYYLNDAGNQINVLANTIFSYYLQKLGVNVEIPEQSYQGVYQEILATNFVNKYQDKFIAVRIVNDVINDEQVLAIFKQESVAFFLQLIKTQLKDFRINIDYWSSELEMYTTKEIDKLVKELQATNKVFEKDGALWLKTTDYGDDKDRVLVKQDKSYAYILPDLACHNLRIKRAKANYLVNFWGADHHSYLTRMQAGLQVLGYDANILKIVIIQMVRLIKDGQEYKMSKRKGTAVWLIDLVAELGIDVVRYMLCSKASSSHMDLDLRLLTSQSNNNPVYYFQYATARCASILRNVPHNIDLTKTIASYHLLTHPKERELIKVLDYFSKVVQSAAKFCQPNIICDYIQELAWGFHSYYSECKILDETNIALSEQRLHLIISTQYVFKNALNLIAVDFKDQM, from the coding sequence ATGTCGTTAATTTTAAATCAAATCCAAAAAATAATTAAAGAGGCTGTAAATAATCTTACTTCTTTTGTTGATGATATTGTTATTGAGAAAACTCGTAATATTGCATATGGTGATTATGCTACTAATATTGCGATGGTGTTAGCACCAATTTTAAAGCAAAAACCGGAAGTCCTTGCTAAAAAGATTATTGCTATTATTAAGTTAAATGATTTTTTTACTAAAATAGATTTTGTTTTTCCTGGGTTCATTAATTTAACAATTAATCAAAATGGACTTAGTGCTGTTATTACGGAAATTTTAAAATTAAAAACTAAGTTTGGTAGTGGAGAAGCGACTAATATTAAATATAATTTAGAAATTGTTTCTGCTAATCCAACAGGAATTTTACATATTGGTCATGCTCGTAATGGTGCTATTGGTGATGCGGTCGCAAGAATTTTAAAATTTGTAGGAAATATTGTTGAAACAGAATATTATCTTAATGATGCTGGTAATCAGATTAATGTGTTAGCAAATACAATTTTTTCGTATTATTTGCAAAAATTAGGGGTTAATGTTGAAATACCAGAACAATCATATCAGGGTGTTTATCAAGAAATATTAGCAACTAATTTTGTGAATAAATATCAAGATAAATTTATTGCCGTACGAATTGTTAATGATGTCATTAATGATGAACAAGTATTAGCAATATTTAAACAAGAGTCAGTTGCTTTCTTTTTACAATTAATTAAAACGCAATTAAAGGATTTTCGGATTAATATTGATTATTGGTCGAGTGAGTTAGAAATGTATACAACAAAAGAAATTGATAAGTTAGTAAAGGAATTGCAAGCAACTAATAAAGTTTTTGAAAAAGATGGTGCTTTGTGGTTAAAAACAACAGATTATGGTGATGATAAGGACCGAGTTCTTGTTAAACAAGATAAATCGTATGCTTATATTTTACCGGATTTAGCTTGTCATAATTTACGAATTAAACGAGCAAAAGCTAATTATTTAGTTAATTTTTGAGGTGCAGATCATCATAGTTATTTAACACGAATGCAGGCGGGTTTACAAGTTTTAGGTTATGATGCTAATATTTTAAAAATTGTTATTATTCAAATGGTGCGATTAATTAAAGATGGTCAAGAATATAAAATGTCAAAAAGAAAAGGGACAGCCGTATGGTTAATTGATTTAGTTGCGGAATTAGGTATTGATGTTGTTCGTTATATGTTATGTTCAAAAGCATCTTCTAGTCATATGGATTTAGATTTGCGTCTTTTAACATCTCAAAGTAATAATAATCCGGTTTATTACTTTCAATATGCTACAGCGCGTTGTGCGAGTATTTTACGAAATGTGCCTCATAATATTGATTTAACAAAGACAATTGCTAGTTATCATTTATTAACACATCCCAAGGAGCGAGAGTTAATTAAAGTCTTGGATTATTTTAGTAAAGTAGTACAAAGTGCTGCTAAATTTTGTCAACCCAATATTATTTGTGATTATATTCAGGAATTAGCATGAGGATTTCATTCATATTATTCAGAATGTAAAATTTTGGATGAAACTAATATTGCTTTATCAGAACAAAGATTGCATTTAATTATTAGCACACAGTATGTCTTTAAAAATGCTTTAAACTTAATTGCTGTTGATTTTAAGGATCAAATGTAA
- a CDS encoding transposase family protein: MKFKKNNQISDKNFLRLTGIKHTTFNKMLEILKIEELKKRFRRGRTNKLSLENRILMTLEYWREYRTYFHIAKSYDISESSCYRNIKWIEDTLIKHPNFQQLTGQKSLLKDYFKDKTVIIDVTESQIQRPKKDKNSTTQEKRKNTQ; encoded by the coding sequence ATGAAATTTAAAAAAAATAATCAAATAAGTGATAAAAATTTTTTAAGATTAACTGGTATTAAACATACTACTTTTAATAAAATGCTAGAAATTTTAAAAATAGAAGAATTAAAAAAGAGATTTCGTCGCGGAAGAACCAATAAATTATCATTAGAAAATCGTATTTTAATGACTTTAGAATATTGAAGAGAATATAGAACTTATTTTCATATTGCAAAAAGTTATGATATTAGTGAAAGTAGTTGTTATAGAAATATCAAATGAATTGAAGACACTTTAATAAAACACCCTAATTTTCAACAACTTACTGGTCAAAAATCACTATTAAAAGATTATTTCAAAGATAAGACTGTTATAATTGATGTAACTGAAAGCCAAATCCAACGCCCAAAAAAAGACAAAAACAGCACTACTCAGGAAAAAAGAAAAAACACACAATAA
- the holA gene encoding DNA polymerase III subunit delta, with protein sequence MFLIYGSDKFLINKQIQKVINVINKDQQMNILKYSMINANIDEILQVISMPPLFNNKQIVIIEDCWFLTSSREHQLSSLQFKNLLKYCENPAPFTEIFFVVNSSNIDQRKKIIKVIEKTGKVLVVKELNDSQLKMFVQNYFIKHNTEITNEGLNLLLERLPNSLQIIANELNKLVNYSNSLILEDVDVLVSRYLDSNIFELANAFIVRDISQIWQRYYDFKNSNQDVLAIIGLLANQLRTIRDIKIYQQRNYDFNIICQKMTINPFRLKILWKYLLKINDQQIHYLLGSLSNLDYNIKRSYVNKNIGFEMFLLQL encoded by the coding sequence ATGTTTCTAATTTATGGTAGTGATAAATTTCTTATTAATAAACAAATTCAAAAAGTAATTAATGTTATTAATAAAGATCAACAAATGAATATTTTAAAGTATAGTATGATAAATGCTAATATTGATGAAATATTACAAGTTATTTCAATGCCACCATTATTTAACAATAAACAAATTGTTATTATTGAAGATTGTTGGTTTTTAACTTCTTCTCGTGAACATCAATTAAGTAGTTTACAATTTAAAAATTTACTTAAATATTGTGAAAATCCCGCACCATTTACTGAGATATTTTTTGTTGTTAACAGTTCTAATATTGATCAACGAAAAAAAATTATTAAAGTTATTGAAAAAACAGGTAAAGTTTTAGTTGTTAAAGAATTAAATGATAGTCAGTTAAAAATGTTTGTTCAAAATTATTTTATTAAGCATAATACTGAAATTACTAATGAGGGTTTAAATTTATTATTAGAAAGATTACCTAATAGTTTACAAATTATTGCTAATGAATTAAATAAACTTGTTAATTATAGTAATTCATTAATATTGGAAGATGTTGATGTTTTGGTTAGTCGTTATTTAGATAGTAATATTTTTGAGTTAGCTAATGCTTTTATTGTTCGTGATATTTCACAAATATGGCAACGATATTATGATTTTAAAAATAGTAATCAAGATGTTTTGGCAATTATTGGTTTGTTAGCTAATCAACTGAGGACGATTCGTGATATTAAAATTTATCAACAAAGGAATTATGATTTTAATATTATTTGTCAAAAAATGACTATTAATCCTTTTCGGTTAAAAATTCTTTGAAAGTATCTTTTAAAAATTAATGATCAACAAATTCATTATTTATTAGGTAGTTTAAGTAATTTAGATTATAATATAAAAAGAAGTTATGTTAATAAAAATATTGGCTTTGAGATGTTTTTATTGCAATTGTAA
- a CDS encoding helix-turn-helix domain-containing protein: MKFKKNNQISDKNFLRLTGIKHTTFNKMLEILKIEELKKRFRRGRTNKLSLENRILMTLEYWREYRTYFHIAKSYDISESSCYRNIKWIEDTLIKHPNFQQLTDQKSLLKDYFKDKTVIIDVTESQIQRPKKDKNSTTQEKRKNTQ; encoded by the coding sequence ATGAAATTTAAAAAAAATAATCAAATAAGTGATAAAAATTTTTTAAGATTAACTGGTATTAAACATACTACTTTTAATAAAATGCTAGAAATTTTAAAAATAGAAGAATTAAAAAAGAGATTTCGTCGCGGAAGAACCAATAAATTATCATTAGAAAATCGTATTTTAATGACTTTAGAATATTGAAGAGAATATAGAACTTATTTTCATATTGCAAAAAGTTATGATATTAGTGAAAGTAGTTGTTATAGAAATATCAAATGAATTGAAGACACTTTAATAAAACACCCTAATTTTCAACAACTTACTGATCAAAAATCACTATTAAAAGATTATTTCAAAGATAAGACTGTTATAATTGATGTAACTGAAAGCCAAATCCAACGCCCAAAAAAAGACAAAAACAGCACTACTCAGGAAAAAAGAAAAAACACACAATAA
- a CDS encoding IS3 family transposase — MLKSTYYYQTNKCAKFDINNYEQEVISAFNKSRKIYGARKIKAVLIRKNIILSRRKIRFIMIKNKLVSKYTKLKYRNHEKTVNNDQINNVLNRQFNNQKPNEVVVSDLTYVQVGTKWHYICLLIDLFNREVIGYSAGPNKTAELVQQAFRKITRPLNKITLFHTDRGNEFKNKIIDEILITFKIQRSLSTKGCPYDNAVAEATYKTFKTE; from the coding sequence TTACTAAAATCAACATATTATTATCAAACTAATAAATGCGCTAAGTTTGATATTAATAATTATGAACAAGAAGTTATCAGTGCATTTAATAAAAGTCGTAAGATTTATGGTGCTCGTAAAATTAAAGCTGTTTTAATAAGAAAAAATATCATCTTATCACGACGAAAAATCCGATTCATTATGATCAAAAATAAATTGGTTTCTAAATACACCAAATTAAAATATCGTAATCATGAAAAAACAGTTAATAATGACCAAATTAATAATGTTTTAAATCGTCAATTTAATAACCAAAAACCCAATGAAGTTGTTGTTAGTGATTTAACATATGTTCAAGTTGGTACTAAATGACATTATATTTGTTTATTAATTGACTTGTTTAATCGCGAAGTAATTGGCTATAGTGCTGGACCAAATAAAACTGCTGAACTAGTTCAACAAGCTTTTCGCAAGATAACACGACCATTAAATAAAATAACTTTATTTCATACTGATCGTGGTAATGAATTCAAAAATAAAATCATTGATGAAATTTTAATAACCTTTAAAATTCAAAGATCATTAAGTACCAAAGGATGCCCGTATGATAATGCTGTTGCTGAAGCAACTTACAAAACCTTTAAAACTGAATAG
- a CDS encoding IS256 family transposase, with the protein MTKKIKKEPDAIDKVVDYFLENIDNPQDLFKGNTIFQEFTKKLTERMLNTEIKDYLETDENHNKRNGNTQKTIITKNGSIAIDVPRDRNSTFEPVIIPKRQRRFDNFDQKVISLYARGMTISDIKAQLQEFYHGAEISESLISQITDDVIEEVKMWQTKPLEKIYPIVYFDCIVVKVKQDKRIINKAVYLALGINLDGLKDILGMWISENEGAKFWLNNLTEMKNRGLQDILVACSDNLTGMSDAIEAVFPKTQHQLCIVHQIRNSLKFVPYKDRKLVANDLKSIYTAINEEIALIALDHFSEKWNKKYPQITKSWKNNWNNLIIFLEYPQEFRRIIYTTNAIESVNSQLRKVIKNKKIFPNDASVFKIFYLAFQNMVKKWTMPIQNWGSAISHLMIKFEDRVNLS; encoded by the coding sequence ATGACAAAAAAAATAAAAAAAGAACCTGACGCAATTGATAAAGTTGTTGATTATTTTTTAGAAAATATTGATAATCCACAAGATTTATTTAAAGGCAATACTATTTTTCAGGAATTTACCAAAAAATTAACTGAACGAATGTTAAATACGGAAATTAAAGATTATCTTGAAACTGATGAGAATCATAATAAAAGAAATGGCAACACACAAAAAACCATTATTACTAAAAATGGTTCAATCGCAATTGATGTACCAAGAGATCGAAATAGTACTTTTGAACCAGTAATTATTCCGAAAAGACAAAGAAGATTTGATAACTTTGATCAAAAAGTAATTTCTTTATATGCAAGAGGAATGACAATTTCTGATATCAAAGCACAATTGCAAGAATTCTATCACGGAGCAGAAATTTCAGAAAGTTTAATTAGTCAAATAACTGATGATGTTATTGAAGAAGTTAAAATGTGACAAACTAAACCTTTAGAGAAGATTTATCCGATTGTTTATTTTGATTGTATTGTTGTTAAAGTAAAGCAAGATAAACGAATAATAAATAAAGCAGTTTATCTTGCCTTAGGAATTAATTTAGATGGTTTAAAAGATATTTTAGGAATGTGAATTAGTGAGAATGAGGGAGCCAAATTTTGACTTAATAATCTTACGGAAATGAAAAATCGTGGGTTACAAGATATTCTTGTTGCTTGTAGTGATAATTTAACTGGGATGTCTGATGCAATAGAAGCTGTTTTCCCAAAAACACAGCATCAATTATGCATTGTTCATCAAATTCGCAATAGTTTAAAATTTGTTCCTTACAAAGATCGCAAACTTGTAGCTAATGATTTAAAATCAATTTATACAGCAATTAATGAAGAAATAGCGTTAATTGCTTTAGATCATTTTTCAGAAAAATGAAATAAAAAGTATCCACAAATTACTAAATCATGAAAAAATAACTGAAATAATTTAATAATTTTTCTTGAATATCCTCAGGAATTTAGAAGAATTATTTACACAACTAATGCGATTGAATCTGTTAATAGTCAATTAAGAAAAGTCATTAAGAATAAAAAGATTTTTCCTAATGACGCATCAGTTTTTAAAATATTTTATTTAGCATTTCAAAATATGGTTAAGAAATGAACGATGCCAATTCAAAATTGGGGTAGTGCAATTTCACATTTAATGATAAAATTTGAGGACAGAGTGAATTTAAGTTAA
- the fmt gene encoding methionyl-tRNA formyltransferase encodes MVTKVIFMGTPIFAKEVLLKLLAMDFIEVVAVVCQPDRKVGRKQEMTIGAVKQVALVSKLKIFQPDNINDIVLELDNLNADLIITCAYGQFLGTRILQLVPKGCLNIHASLLPKLRGGAPIHWAVINDEKETGISLMKMTSQMDAGPVFVQEKIRLVANETASSLHYRLILLANMMLEKYLFLIISGKITPEIQNERLVSFGLNIKRNNEKIIWNVDARKVTCQIRGLFEIPLAYTTYENKIYKIHQAIVYDINKQEKAAGTILSFQQDGIEVQTSKGSVLIQRLQPEGKKAILVKNFYQGQHPLRVGTKFI; translated from the coding sequence ATGGTAACGAAAGTCATTTTTATGGGAACACCGATTTTTGCTAAAGAAGTGTTATTAAAATTATTAGCAATGGATTTTATTGAAGTTGTAGCTGTTGTTTGTCAACCTGATCGTAAGGTGGGAAGAAAGCAAGAAATGACGATTGGTGCTGTTAAACAAGTAGCATTAGTATCAAAATTAAAGATTTTTCAACCAGATAATATTAACGATATTGTTTTAGAACTAGATAATTTAAATGCTGATTTAATAATTACTTGTGCTTATGGTCAATTTTTGGGAACAAGGATTTTACAATTGGTGCCGAAAGGTTGCTTAAATATTCATGCTTCGTTATTACCTAAATTACGAGGTGGAGCACCAATTCATTGAGCGGTAATTAATGATGAAAAGGAAACTGGTATTAGTTTAATGAAAATGACATCACAAATGGATGCGGGACCTGTATTTGTTCAAGAGAAAATTAGGTTGGTAGCAAATGAAACGGCAAGTAGTTTGCATTACCGTTTAATTTTGTTAGCAAATATGATGTTGGAAAAATATTTATTCTTAATAATTAGTGGTAAAATTACTCCAGAAATCCAAAATGAACGACTTGTATCGTTTGGTTTAAATATTAAACGAAATAATGAAAAGATTATTTGAAATGTTGATGCTAGAAAAGTAACTTGTCAAATTCGTGGTCTTTTTGAAATCCCTTTAGCTTATACGACTTATGAAAATAAGATTTATAAAATACATCAGGCGATCGTTTATGATATTAATAAACAGGAAAAAGCAGCTGGGACAATTTTATCATTTCAACAAGATGGTATTGAAGTTCAAACGAGTAAAGGAAGTGTTTTAATTCAAAGATTACAACCTGAGGGTAAAAAAGCAATATTGGTTAAAAATTTTTATCAAGGACAACATCCTTTGCGGGTTGGAACAAAATTTATTTAA